A window from Seriola aureovittata isolate HTS-2021-v1 ecotype China chromosome 14, ASM2101889v1, whole genome shotgun sequence encodes these proteins:
- the agt gene encoding angiotensinogen — protein MQRSPLLVLLLCCCLSGSQANRVYVHPFSLFAAENVSCETLQTQTSKPLETLPVTPLDIEVLTPDSRDQSTLDAQRQNITERTAVLAELLNSLGLRMYQGLSSKQHSTNTLLSPVNTYGSLVTFYLGASKKTARPFQLLLGLSSVNDREDCVSLVDGHKVLKTLQSINSLVDDGPKDEITTQVWAFTRQDVQLSQDFIQGTQDFSDASFIRSVDFSKPQEAEQLVNNFVEKTSDRKVKSIFQGLNSSSDLLFISTFNFQGNWRTAFQPEKTSMQEFHVDQTTTVMAPLMTHTGQYHYLNDKVRRCTVVKLSLSKRSYMLLVLPHEGANLRDIESKLRTEVISGWHQSLQEGLLELSLPKFSMSSVTDLRDLLTNMDPEVETKLLGSQAEFSKLSNTKPFTVDKAVNKVLFEMSEEGAEPQDKIQEAGVPLKLSINRPFFFSVIEGDSNAILMLGKITNPTL, from the exons ATGCAGAGATCGCCTCTTCTAGTCCTCCTACtatgctgctgtctgtcaggaAGTCAGGCCAACCGCGTCTACGTTCACCCCTTCAGTCTCTTTGCCGCTGAGAATGTTAGCTGCGAGACCCTGCAGACCCAGACGTCCAAGCCCCTGGAGACCCTTCCTGTGACCCCCCTTGATATTGAAGTCCTGACACCAGACAGCAGGGACCAGTCAACACTGGATGCACAGAGGCAGAACATCACAGAGAGGACGGCAGTTCTGGCAGAGCTGTTGAACTCTCTGGGCCTGAGGATGTACCAGGGTCTCAGCAGCAAGCAGCACAGCACCAACACCCTCCTCTCTCCGGTCAACACCTACGGATCCCTCGTGACTTTCTACCTGGGAGCCTCCAAGAAGACAGCACGCCCATTCCAG CTTCTTCTGGGCCTGAGCAGTGTCAATGACCGAGAGGACTGCGTGTCCTTAGTGGATGGACACAAGGTTCTCAAGACCTTGCAGAGCATCAACTCTCTGGTGGACGATGGACCTAAAGATGAAATCACTACCCAGGTCTGGGCCTTCACTCGCCAGGATGTTCAGCTCTCCCAGGACTTTATTCAAGGCACACAGGACTTCTCAGACGCATCGTTCATCCGCAGTGTGGATTTCTCCAAACCTCAGGAGGCTGAGCAACTGGTCAACAACTTTGTGGAGAAGACGTCAGACAGGAAGGTGAAAAGCATCTTCCAAGGTCTGAACTCCAGCAGTGACCTTCTGTTCATTTCTACCTTCAACTTTCAAG GCAACTGGAGGACAGCCTTCCAACCAGAGAAGACCTCCATGCAGGAGTTTCATGTGGATCAAACAACCACAGTGATGGCCCCACTGATGACCCACACGGGTCAGTACCACTACCTGAATGATAAG GTGCGGCGGTGCACTGTTGTGAAGCTGTCTCTGAGCAAAAGGTCATACATGTTGCTGGTCCTGCCTCATGAAGGGGCCAACCTCCGTGACATAGAGTCAAAGCTGCGCACAGAAGTCATATCTGGCTGGCACCAGAGCCTCCAGGAAGG TCTGTTGGAGCTATCACTGCCAAAGTTCTCCATGTCCTCTGTGACTGATCTGCGAGACCTGCTGACCAACATGGACCCAGAAGTCGAGACCAAACTGTTGGGCTCACAGGCTGAGTTCAGCAAACTCAGCAACACCAAGCCCTTCACTGTAGATAAG GCGGTCAACAAGGTGTTGTTTGAGATGTCTGAGGAAGGAGCAGAACCTCAGGACAAGATACAAGAAGCGGGCGTCCCTCTGAAACTGTCCATCAACCgacctttcttcttttctgtcatAGAGGGAGATTCTAATGCCATCCTCATGCTGGGCAAGATCACAAACCCCACGCTCTAA
- the cog2 gene encoding conserved oligomeric Golgi complex subunit 2: MNLPKGPDSLCFDKDVFMKDDFDVDQFVAECRKQVQLEEMREDLELYYKLLKTAMVELINKDYADFVNLSTNLVGMDKALNQLSVPLGQLREEVMSLRLCVSEVIQGIDSQLSKQEDLQKKKVCVLRLIQVVRSVEKIEKILHSQNSKESSSLEISSPLLAGQILERIATEFNQLQFHAVQSKGMPLLDKVRPRIAGITSMLQQSLEGLLIEGLQTSNVDMVRHCLRTYATIDKTRDAEGLVGQVLVKPYMDQVIVEEVVKSSPNGLQLMYSRLLEFVPHHCRLLREVTGGAISSDKADIVPGYDFLVNSVWPEIIKAIEERLGYLFNPGNPDIFYERYSMSMEFVRRFERQCSSQASVKRLRVHPSYTSFYNKWNLPVYFQLRYKEIAGSLENAISDRLEAAPAGSAYHLQASEVLWSCLVRCWSDKVYLSPLAHRFWKLTLQLYSRYAKFLDEVLTKSPSAEVTKEPTRPLPSSASSTSSRTSMDDGGSESGSPASLSTKQLVYIAADIQKLQEQIPELSETVKQRLEAVGFKNFAIVEDALADSKACLSSSVPTLNARMTQHLTERCCRFLKSASEVPRLYRRTNKDLPVRASAYMDNALRPLHQLLTDSTGLVTPSTAQEWLRVALSDCTQRYYETISEVLSSVRKMEESLKRLKQARKGASTTTTAGANGGPTDDSKIRLQLALDVEYLGEQIQKMGLQPSDISMFSTLMDLVKEARELAEQNQ, from the exons AACCTCTCCACCAACCTG GTGGGGATGGACAAAGCCCTCAATCAGCTTTCTGTGCCATTGGGACAGTTACGAGAAGAGGTTATG AGCCTACGGTTATGTGTGAGTGAAGTGATTCAGGGTATAGACAGCCAGCTGTCCAAACAGGAAGatctacagaaaaaaaag GTGTGTGTATTGAGGCTAATCCAAGTGGTGCGCTCAGTGGAGAAGATTGAGAAGATCCTCCACTCACAGAACTCCAAGGAATCCAGCTCTCTGGAAATCAGCAG TCCTTTGTTAGCAGGTCAGATCCTGGAGAGGATAGCTACAGAATTCAACCAGCTGCAGTTCCACGCTGTACAGAGCAAAGGCATGCCCCTGCTGGACAAAGTCAGACCT CGTATTGCAGGCATCACCTCCATGCTGCAGCAGTCTCTAGAGGGCCTGCTGATCGAGGGTCTGCAGACATCCAATGTTGACATGGTGCGTCACTGCCTGAGGACATATGCCACCATAGACAAGACCCGAGATGCTGAAGGCCTGGTCGGACAGGTGCTGGTCAAACCGTACATGGACCAG GTGATAGTAGAAGAGGTGGTGAAGTCCAGTCCGAATGGTCTCCAGTTGATGTATTCTAGACTGCTGGAGTTTGTGCCTCATCACTGTAGACTGCTGAGAGAGGTGACTGGAGGAGCCATATCCAG tgacAAAGCTGACATAGTGCCAGGTTATGATTTCCTGGTGAACTCTGTTTGGCCAGAGATAATCAAGGCGATAGAGGAAAGGTTGGGCTACCTCTTCAACCCTGGAAACCCTGACATATTCTATGAG CGCTACAGCATGAGTATGGAGTTTGTCCGAAGGTTTGAGCGTCAGTGCAGCTCGCAGGCCAGTGTGAAGAGACTGAGAGTACATCCTTCATACACCAGCTTCTACAACAAATGGAACCTGCCTGTCTACTTTCAACTACG GTACAAGGAAATAGCAGGAAGTCTGGAGAACGCTATAAGTGACAGACTCGAGGCAGCACCAG CTGGCAGTGCATACCACCTGCAGGCTTCTGAGGTGTTGTGGTCCTGTCTAGTGAGGTGCTGGTCAGACAAGGTCTACCTGTCACCTCTTGCCCATCGTTTCTGGAAGCTCACGCTGCAGCTCTACTCACGATATGCCAAGTTTCTCGATGAG GTGTTGACTAAGAGTCCATCCGCTGAGGTGACCAAAGAGCCAACCAGGCCTCTGCCCAGCTcggcctcctccacctccagccgAACGTCAATGGATGACGGTGGCAGCGAGAGTGGGAGTCCTGCCTCCCTGTCCACCAAACAGCTGGTCTACATTGCTGCTGACATCCAAAAGCTTCAGGAACAG ATCCCAGAATTGTCAGAAACGGTCAAACAGCGTTTAGAAGCGGTCGGATTCAAAAACTTTGCTATTGTGGAAG ATGCTCTAGCAGACTCCAAGGCATGCCTCTCAAGTAGCGTTCCTACTCTGAACGCCAGGATGACCCAGCATCTGACTGAACGCTGCTGCCGCTTCCTGAAGAGTGCCTCTGAGGTTCCACGGCTCTACCGCAGGACAAATAAA GATCTGCCGGTGCGGGCATCAGCGTACATGGACAACGCCTTACGCCCGTTACATCAGTTGCTGACAGACTCAACAGGGCTGGTCACCCCATCCACAGCACAAGAATGGCTGCGAGTTGCACTTTCTGACTGCACACAGAG ATACTATGAGACCATCTCAGAGGTGCTGAGCTCCgtgagaaagatggaggagagtcTGAAGCGACTGAAGCAAGCCAGAAAAGGTGCGTCCACAACTACTACAGCAGGAGCAAATGGTGGACCCACAGATGACAGCAAGATCCGTCTTCAGCTGGCACTGGATGTGGAATACCTGGGGGAACAG ATCCAGAAGATGGGTCTTCAGCCGAGTGACATCTCCATGTTTTCCACTCTGATGGACCTTGTGAAAGAGGCCCGAGAGCTTGCTGAACAGAACCAATAA